In Temnothorax longispinosus isolate EJ_2023e chromosome 2, Tlon_JGU_v1, whole genome shotgun sequence, one DNA window encodes the following:
- the LOC139808875 gene encoding uncharacterized protein isoform X1 has product MCTTASDRRFYCGALYTTLFVAVQCGDIMRKSIVFDKNTPDVFYCPQHKPIGFEKMLVKARPLSRLCQFEGRPIPEDYKSDCYNDVDETEYACKEKYRIMMRLHPPGSNTPYNGTRLSKFLAFDKDLPYARKKN; this is encoded by the exons ATGTGTACAACTGCGAGTGATAGACGCTTTTACTGTGGGGCCTTATATACG ACGCTATTCGTTGCGGTGCAATGTGGCGACATAATGCGCAAGAGCATCGTCTTCGACAAAAATACGCCGGACGTGTTTTATTGTCCGCAACACAAGCCGATCGGTTTTGAGAAGATGCTGGTCAAGGCGAGACCGCTCTCCAGGCTCTGTCAGTTCGAGGGCCGTCCGATACCTGAAGATTACAAGAGCGACTGTTACAACGATGTGGACGAAACCGAGTACGCTTGCAAGGAGAAGTACAGAATCATG ATGAGGCTTCATCCACCGGGAAGTAACACGCCTTATAACGGGACACGCCTGTCCAAGTTTTTGGCCTTCGACAAAGATTTGCCGTATGCGCGAAAGAAGAATTAA
- the LOC139808875 gene encoding uncharacterized protein isoform X4, with protein MCTTASDRRFYCGALYTTLFVAVQCGDIMRKSIVFDKNTPDVFYCPQHKPIGFEKMLVKARPLSRLCQFEGRPIPEDYKSDCYNDVDETEYACKEKYRIMKRFNNPDGKSRVIDAEK; from the exons ATGTGTACAACTGCGAGTGATAGACGCTTTTACTGTGGGGCCTTATATACG ACGCTATTCGTTGCGGTGCAATGTGGCGACATAATGCGCAAGAGCATCGTCTTCGACAAAAATACGCCGGACGTGTTTTATTGTCCGCAACACAAGCCGATCGGTTTTGAGAAGATGCTGGTCAAGGCGAGACCGCTCTCCAGGCTCTGTCAGTTCGAGGGCCGTCCGATACCTGAAGATTACAAGAGCGACTGTTACAACGATGTGGACGAAACCGAGTACGCTTGCAAGGAGAAGTACAGAATCATG AAGCGATTCAATAATCCAGATGGGAAATCGAGAGTCATTGACGCCGAGAAGTAG
- the LOC139808875 gene encoding uncharacterized protein isoform X3, translating into MEITNTLFVAVQCGDIMRKSIVFDKNTPDVFYCPQHKPIGFEKMLVKARPLSRLCQFEGRPIPEDYKSDCYNDVDETEYACKEKYRIMMRLHPPGSNTPYNGTRLSKFLAFDKDLPYARKKN; encoded by the exons ATGGAAATAACGaat ACGCTATTCGTTGCGGTGCAATGTGGCGACATAATGCGCAAGAGCATCGTCTTCGACAAAAATACGCCGGACGTGTTTTATTGTCCGCAACACAAGCCGATCGGTTTTGAGAAGATGCTGGTCAAGGCGAGACCGCTCTCCAGGCTCTGTCAGTTCGAGGGCCGTCCGATACCTGAAGATTACAAGAGCGACTGTTACAACGATGTGGACGAAACCGAGTACGCTTGCAAGGAGAAGTACAGAATCATG ATGAGGCTTCATCCACCGGGAAGTAACACGCCTTATAACGGGACACGCCTGTCCAAGTTTTTGGCCTTCGACAAAGATTTGCCGTATGCGCGAAAGAAGAATTAA
- the LOC139808875 gene encoding uncharacterized protein isoform X2, with the protein MGNIYVCSLLVALATLFVAVQCGDIMRKSIVFDKNTPDVFYCPQHKPIGFEKMLVKARPLSRLCQFEGRPIPEDYKSDCYNDVDETEYACKEKYRIMMRLHPPGSNTPYNGTRLSKFLAFDKDLPYARKKN; encoded by the exons ACGCTATTCGTTGCGGTGCAATGTGGCGACATAATGCGCAAGAGCATCGTCTTCGACAAAAATACGCCGGACGTGTTTTATTGTCCGCAACACAAGCCGATCGGTTTTGAGAAGATGCTGGTCAAGGCGAGACCGCTCTCCAGGCTCTGTCAGTTCGAGGGCCGTCCGATACCTGAAGATTACAAGAGCGACTGTTACAACGATGTGGACGAAACCGAGTACGCTTGCAAGGAGAAGTACAGAATCATG ATGAGGCTTCATCCACCGGGAAGTAACACGCCTTATAACGGGACACGCCTGTCCAAGTTTTTGGCCTTCGACAAAGATTTGCCGTATGCGCGAAAGAAGAATTAA
- the LOC139808875 gene encoding uncharacterized protein isoform X5, producing the protein MRKSIVFDKNTPDVFYCPQHKPIGFEKMLVKARPLSRLCQFEGRPIPEDYKSDCYNDVDETEYACKEKYRIMMRLHPPGSNTPYNGTRLSKFLAFDKDLPYARKKN; encoded by the exons ATGCGCAAGAGCATCGTCTTCGACAAAAATACGCCGGACGTGTTTTATTGTCCGCAACACAAGCCGATCGGTTTTGAGAAGATGCTGGTCAAGGCGAGACCGCTCTCCAGGCTCTGTCAGTTCGAGGGCCGTCCGATACCTGAAGATTACAAGAGCGACTGTTACAACGATGTGGACGAAACCGAGTACGCTTGCAAGGAGAAGTACAGAATCATG ATGAGGCTTCATCCACCGGGAAGTAACACGCCTTATAACGGGACACGCCTGTCCAAGTTTTTGGCCTTCGACAAAGATTTGCCGTATGCGCGAAAGAAGAATTAA